The proteins below come from a single Aegilops tauschii subsp. strangulata cultivar AL8/78 chromosome 6, Aet v6.0, whole genome shotgun sequence genomic window:
- the LOC141026149 gene encoding uncharacterized protein codes for MSTDADRAAAEKAEADKKAAEDAAAAATATAAAWPIGGYTSFIPLVFLSVVAVLAICVDVSTMCVVHALLDRNQCVTNAVHVMLMIHSWINLIEKLPIYSSAACWCYRHRCLGRIEAWLRCDGVADAGLEHRVPVSRLH; via the coding sequence ATGTCAACCGATGCCGACCGTGCCGCCGCTGAGAAGGCCGAGGCCGACAAGAAGGCCGCTGAGGATGCCGCGGCTgctgccaccgccaccgccgccgcgtgGCCGATTGGAGGGTATACATCGTTTATCCCTCTCGTGTTTCTTTCTGTTGTAGCAGTACTAGCAATATGCGTAGATGTTTCTACTATGTGTGTAGTACATGCTCTGTTAGATCGTAATCAGTGTGTTACCAATGCTGTCCATGTCATGCTCATGATTCATTCATGGATTAATTTAATCGAAAAACTGCCTATTTATTCATCAGCCGCTTGTTGGTGCTACCGGCACCGGTGTCTCGGCCGCATTGAAGCATGGCTGAGATGCGACGGGGTCGCCGATGCTGGGTTGGAGCACCGCGTGCCGGTGTCTCGGCTGCATTGA